GAAGCAACAAGTACTGGGAGCATGGAACCTTGGCCTCCAGTGAAACCTGTGCCTGCCGTTTTTCAACCCAAATCCCAGTGAACGTTCTTCTCGAACAAATTGAAGACAAGGGTGTAAAGACACCCTAACAATTCAAACAAAAAACATGCATTCACTTGCACGCAAAACCTATCGATCTGCATCAGCTATTGGCGTAGTCGCGGCTTGCTCATCACTCATTTTTGCTCACGCACCAGTCGCTCACGCAGGTTGCACGTTCCTCATGCCAATCGGCGGCAATGGCGATGGTCCAAAGCCGTACATCGTCAAAAAAAGAGTTCAACGCAACAAAGTTTTGGTAGGCCGTACGAACTGGAATACCGACTTTGTCGTGAACCAACCTTTTGCCTCTTACAAACTCTTCTTCACGGCAGACTCAACGGATGGCAACCCTGGTTCTTATCCAATCGAAGCCTTTCTAAAATTTTCGGACGGCAGCAATTTAAGAGTTGTCAAAGAATTCATGAAGCCACCAACAGGAACCGGAGCTCAGTTCGGTCCATTCCAGACTCCTCCGGGGAAAGCTGTCAGCCAGGTGAACTTCAAAATTGGTGCTGGCAACGATCCTGGAGCAACGGGATTCAGCTACCGCATCTCGGTGCAGGGTTGCGACTGATACCCGAAAGGTCAATCAACTACATTGTTGTTTGGCCTGGTGAGTTCCTCTCTCCGGGAGGGTGATCGCAGCATCAACCATCGGGCCGATGCCCGACAACCCTCCGATTGTTCTTGCCCCATCCACTGCTCCCTGATCTAAAGGATTTGGCCTCTGCCACAGCCGTAGACCATGGATTTGAGCTGGCTGATTTGCAGGTCCTAGCCCACATGCAACCCATGACGGTGCAAATCCAAATTCGCCGCTCCAGCGGAGACGATGTGACCTTGGATGATTGTGCTGCTTTCAGCGCACCGATGGGAGAAGCCCTGGAAAATTCTGCTGTTCTCAACGAGGCTTATGTCCTGGAGATCAGTAGTCCAGGGATCGGAGACCATCTTCAATCGGATCGCGATTTCCAGACTTTTCGTCGCTATCCGGTCGACGTGATTCACCGTGACCCTGATGGGGCTGAACAAAAACACTCAGGGACCCTGTTAGAGCGCACGGAGAACCACCTAAAGATCAGTATTCATGGGCGAATTAAACAAATCCCTCGGGACTCAATTCTTTCAGTTGAGCTCACCAATCCCACAGGCTGACTAAGTCAAGCCTCTCTCCAACCTCTTTCTTTCAAGACTTTCATTCCCGTCCTCGATGGCTCTCGTCCTTCTCCCCGGCCTCAGCAACCTGATCGAAGATATCAGCGAGGAAAAGAAACTCGCCCCTCAGGTCGTTGAGGCTGCCCTACGGGAAGCACTCTTAAAAGGCTACGAGCGTTACCGGCGCACGCTTTATTTAGGGATCAGTGAAGATCCGTTTGATGAGGAATATTTCAGCAATTTTGATGTCGCCCTCGATCTAGACGAAGAGGGCTATCGGGTTCTCGCCAGCAAAATCATTGTTGATGAGGTTGAAAGCGAAGACCATCAAATCGCCTTGGCCGAGGTAATGCAGGTGGCTGAAGATGCCCAGGCCGGCGACACTGTCGTACTCGATGTCACTCCCGAAAAAGAGGATTTTGGTCGCATGGCAGCCGCCACGACCAAACAAGTCTTGGCTCAAAAGCTGCGCGATCAACAGCGACGGATGATCCAAGAGGAATTCGCTGATCTCGAAGATCCAGTCCTGACTGCACGCGTGATTCGATTCGAGCGTCAGTCGATCATCATGGCCGTGAGTTCGGGTCTTGGCCGTCCCGAGGTTGAAGCTGAATTGCCCAGGCGCGATCAGCTCCCCAACGACAATTACCGCGCCAATGCCACATTCAAAGTCTTCCTTAAAGAGGTCAGCGAAGTGCCTCGCCGTGGGCCTCAACTCTTTGTGAGTCGAGCCAATGCAGGGCTGGTGGTTTATCTCTTCGAAAACGAAGTTCCTGAGATCCAAGAGGGCTCGGTACGCATCGTTGCTGTTGCGCGTGAAGCCAATCCACCATCGAGAGCGGTGGGGCCTCGAACCAAGGTGGCTGTGGACAGCATCGAGAGAGAAGTGGATCCTGTTGGAGCGTGCATCGGAGCCCGAGGCTCACGCATTCAACAAGTCGTGAATGAACTCCGTGGCGAAAAAATTGATGTCATCCGCTGGTCCCAAGACCCCAGCCAGTACATCGCCAACTCGCTGAGTCCAGCTCGCGTCGAAGTTGTGCGTCTTGTTGATCCAGAAGGTCAACATGCCCATGTTTTGGTGCCACCCGATCAGCTCAGTCTTGCCATCGGGCGAGAAGGCCAAAATGTTCGTCTTGCCGCTCGCTTAACGGGTTGGAAAATTGATATCAAGAATTCAACGGAATACGACCAAACCGCAGAGGATGCTGTTGTTTCAGAGCTCATCTCCCAAAGAGAAGAGGAAGAAGCCCTTCAGCGCGAGGCGGAAGAGCGCTTAGCCA
The Synechococcus sp. CC9311 DNA segment above includes these coding regions:
- the rimP gene encoding ribosome maturation factor RimP, whose translation is MPHPLLPDLKDLASATAVDHGFELADLQVLAHMQPMTVQIQIRRSSGDDVTLDDCAAFSAPMGEALENSAVLNEAYVLEISSPGIGDHLQSDRDFQTFRRYPVDVIHRDPDGAEQKHSGTLLERTENHLKISIHGRIKQIPRDSILSVELTNPTG
- the nusA gene encoding transcription termination factor NusA; this encodes MALVLLPGLSNLIEDISEEKKLAPQVVEAALREALLKGYERYRRTLYLGISEDPFDEEYFSNFDVALDLDEEGYRVLASKIIVDEVESEDHQIALAEVMQVAEDAQAGDTVVLDVTPEKEDFGRMAAATTKQVLAQKLRDQQRRMIQEEFADLEDPVLTARVIRFERQSIIMAVSSGLGRPEVEAELPRRDQLPNDNYRANATFKVFLKEVSEVPRRGPQLFVSRANAGLVVYLFENEVPEIQEGSVRIVAVAREANPPSRAVGPRTKVAVDSIEREVDPVGACIGARGSRIQQVVNELRGEKIDVIRWSQDPSQYIANSLSPARVEVVRLVDPEGQHAHVLVPPDQLSLAIGREGQNVRLAARLTGWKIDIKNSTEYDQTAEDAVVSELISQREEEEALQREAEERLAIEQAARAEEDARLRELYPLPEDEEGYTEDGEYYEDAEAAGEEPVAEAVEESVETADTELQAEDQATEHTEQQEDELDSEDAPNTSDVEEGAR